A window of Streptomyces gilvosporeus contains these coding sequences:
- a CDS encoding helix-turn-helix transcriptional regulator: MNRTELADFLRRARTRLDPSDVGLSAGPRRRTPGLRREEVAQLAGMSTDYYTRLEQRRGSHPSRQMLTALARALRLTKAERDHLFHLAGQEPPRPGGSSGHVRPGLLLILDRLHDLPASVLSDWGEVLAQNTMSVALTGGHTGTNLIRRWFMVPGARDLFPPENHEQHARAHVASLRAVTAARPDDPGPAALVAELRAASGEFERLWESHDVVVRRPSPKRFLHLVVGVLDLDCEVLLGDGDGHGQVLVVHSAQPGTQTYQRLELLRVVGLQDLTPSS, from the coding sequence GTGAACCGCACCGAACTCGCCGACTTCCTGCGCCGCGCCCGCACCCGCCTGGACCCCTCCGACGTGGGTCTGAGCGCGGGGCCGCGGCGCCGCACCCCGGGCCTGCGCCGCGAGGAGGTGGCGCAGCTCGCCGGGATGTCCACGGACTACTACACGCGCCTGGAACAGCGTCGCGGCTCCCACCCGTCGCGGCAGATGCTCACCGCCCTCGCCCGCGCCCTGCGGCTCACCAAGGCCGAGCGCGACCACCTGTTCCATCTGGCGGGCCAGGAGCCCCCGCGGCCCGGCGGCTCCTCAGGCCACGTCCGCCCGGGGCTGCTCCTGATCCTGGACCGGCTGCACGACCTCCCGGCGTCGGTGCTGAGCGACTGGGGCGAGGTGCTCGCGCAGAACACGATGTCGGTGGCCCTGACCGGCGGTCACACCGGGACCAATCTCATTCGCCGCTGGTTCATGGTGCCGGGCGCACGGGACCTGTTCCCGCCCGAGAACCACGAGCAGCATGCCCGCGCGCACGTGGCGAGCCTGCGGGCGGTCACCGCGGCCCGCCCCGACGACCCGGGCCCGGCCGCGCTCGTGGCCGAACTCCGCGCCGCATCAGGGGAGTTCGAGCGGCTCTGGGAGTCGCACGACGTCGTGGTGCGCCGCCCGTCGCCGAAACGCTTCCTGCACCTCGTGGTCGGCGTCCTCGACCTCGACTGCGAAGTGCTGCTCGGCGACGGCGACGGCCACGGCCAGGTGCTCGTCGTCCACTCGGCGCAGCCGGGCACGCAGACGTACCAGCGGCTCGAACTACTGCGGGTCGTCGGCCTCCAGGACCTGACCCCCAGCTCGTAG
- a CDS encoding NAD-dependent epimerase/dehydratase family protein, which translates to MLTLVTGATGQVGRRFVPRLLQGGVSGDEVRVLVRDAARGAQFAELGAQVLVGDLRDVEVLGKATAGVDAVVNVAAAFRGVPDEEARAVNRDAAVELGRAAVASGVRRFVQVSTALVYGMGRGRALVEGDETVPGGHLWGAYPESKGEAERALGALDGLDDLRIGRLPFVYGEGDPHLANALEWAANWPAMQRLHMGHHVDVAQGLRRLLYAPGAHGVYNIADDAPVTTVDLFQFHGLPVPQEAYDKDAPDQWYGVMSTTRIRHELGYHPLIPSVWVARDAGVL; encoded by the coding sequence ATGCTGACGTTGGTGACAGGAGCGACGGGCCAGGTCGGGCGGCGGTTCGTGCCGCGGCTGCTACAGGGCGGGGTGTCCGGCGACGAGGTGCGGGTCCTGGTGCGGGACGCGGCGCGCGGCGCGCAGTTCGCCGAGCTCGGCGCCCAGGTGCTGGTCGGCGATCTGCGCGATGTGGAGGTGCTCGGCAAGGCGACGGCCGGCGTGGACGCGGTGGTGAACGTCGCCGCCGCCTTCCGCGGGGTGCCCGACGAGGAGGCGCGGGCGGTCAACCGGGACGCGGCCGTCGAGCTGGGCCGGGCCGCAGTCGCCTCGGGCGTGCGGCGATTCGTGCAGGTCAGCACCGCACTCGTGTATGGCATGGGGCGCGGCAGGGCGCTGGTCGAGGGCGACGAGACGGTGCCGGGCGGGCATCTCTGGGGCGCCTACCCCGAGTCCAAGGGGGAGGCGGAACGTGCACTCGGGGCGTTGGACGGCCTCGACGACCTGCGCATCGGACGGTTGCCGTTCGTGTACGGCGAGGGGGACCCGCATCTGGCCAACGCGCTGGAGTGGGCGGCGAACTGGCCCGCCATGCAGCGCCTGCACATGGGCCACCACGTGGATGTGGCGCAGGGCCTGCGGCGGTTGCTGTACGCGCCGGGAGCGCACGGCGTCTACAACATCGCCGACGATGCCCCGGTCACCACAGTCGACCTCTTCCAGTTCCACGGCCTGCCGGTGCCGCAGGAGGCGTACGACAAGGACGCCCCGGACCAGTGGTACGGCGTGATGTCGACGACCCGCATCCGTCACGAACTGGGCTACCACCCGCTGATCCCGTCGGTGTGGGTGGCGCGGGACGCGGGAGTGCTGTAA
- a CDS encoding PP2C family protein-serine/threonine phosphatase yields the protein MHLGRRIVALCRSLRARDAMVAVPLAWIAAVVVIDVLAPPDIHLGPLLVAAPAITVAFGGPWMAGLVAAVAVSAQVIIAVVRDRDRLISANHWAQIAALVIVGLSVVIFSALRERRARELNQVRYVSETAQRVVLRPLPKHVGPLRVASLYLAAEAEAKIGGDLYAAVRTDSGTRLLVGDVRGKGMTSVGDAALLLGAFRAAAHRQATLAELAAFLDGSVCWNLTEPGENEQAGETFITAALLDIPDEGSKATMIDCGHPPPIVVRDGRVSKIDAYQPAPPLGLGDLVHARYHVDTFTFGIGDLLLLYTDGVIEARDSTGAFYPLAKRIEAWSERHPDPFLHRLRRDLLDHVGGWLDDDAAMIAIERLPP from the coding sequence ATGCACCTCGGGCGGCGCATCGTTGCTCTTTGCCGGTCACTGCGTGCGCGCGACGCGATGGTGGCAGTCCCGCTCGCGTGGATAGCTGCGGTCGTCGTCATCGACGTCCTCGCGCCGCCGGACATCCACCTCGGTCCGCTGCTGGTCGCTGCCCCCGCGATCACGGTTGCCTTCGGCGGCCCCTGGATGGCCGGACTCGTCGCCGCTGTCGCCGTTTCGGCCCAGGTGATCATCGCGGTGGTGCGCGACCGCGACCGGCTGATCTCGGCGAACCACTGGGCGCAGATTGCCGCCCTCGTCATCGTCGGCTTGAGCGTGGTGATCTTCTCCGCGCTGCGAGAACGCCGCGCCAGAGAGCTGAACCAGGTCCGGTACGTGTCGGAGACCGCCCAGCGGGTTGTGCTGCGGCCGCTGCCCAAGCACGTCGGACCGCTGCGCGTCGCCTCCCTCTATCTCGCTGCCGAGGCCGAGGCCAAGATCGGTGGCGATCTGTATGCGGCCGTGCGCACCGATTCCGGCACCCGGCTGCTCGTCGGTGACGTGCGCGGCAAGGGCATGACCTCCGTTGGTGACGCCGCCCTGCTGCTCGGCGCGTTCCGCGCCGCGGCTCACCGCCAGGCGACCCTCGCCGAACTGGCGGCGTTTCTCGACGGAAGCGTCTGCTGGAACCTGACCGAGCCTGGTGAAAACGAACAGGCCGGGGAGACCTTCATCACCGCCGCGCTCCTCGACATCCCCGACGAGGGCAGCAAGGCGACCATGATCGACTGCGGGCACCCACCGCCGATCGTGGTGCGAGACGGCCGCGTCTCGAAGATCGACGCATACCAGCCTGCGCCCCCTCTGGGCCTCGGCGATCTGGTGCACGCGCGCTACCACGTCGACACGTTCACCTTCGGCATCGGAGACCTCCTGCTGCTCTACACCGACGGCGTCATCGAGGCCCGCGATTCCACCGGCGCCTTCTATCCGCTCGCCAAGCGGATAGAAGCCTGGTCCGAGCGTCACCCCGACCCGTTCCTGCACCGACTCCGGCGTGATCTCCTCGACCACGTCGGCGGATGGCTGGACGACGACGCCGCCATGATCGCAATCGAGCGCCTTCCCCCGTGA
- a CDS encoding TetR/AcrR family transcriptional regulator, translating into MSARATTRPGGRSARVQQSVHQAVRDLEAEIGRDALTVPLIAARAGVTPSTVYRRWGDLRELLSDVAVERLRPDAPPADHGGLRADLEAWTVQFAEEMSSTAGRTYIRDALLGDPEQGNAGRCSDYAVEQLKAIGVRAAGRGEAVPDVETLLDVVVAPLMYRILFRPSDLSEAYAGRLVAAALGRVAPPPGP; encoded by the coding sequence ATGAGCGCACGAGCGACCACACGCCCCGGCGGGCGCAGCGCCCGCGTCCAGCAGTCCGTGCACCAGGCCGTCCGCGATCTGGAGGCGGAGATAGGGCGGGACGCGCTGACCGTGCCCCTGATCGCGGCCCGTGCGGGGGTCACACCGTCCACCGTCTACCGGCGCTGGGGAGACCTGCGGGAACTGCTGTCCGACGTGGCCGTCGAGCGCCTGCGCCCGGATGCCCCGCCGGCCGACCATGGCGGCCTGCGGGCGGACCTGGAGGCGTGGACCGTGCAGTTCGCCGAGGAGATGTCCTCGACAGCGGGTCGTACGTATATCCGCGACGCCCTGCTGGGCGACCCCGAGCAGGGCAACGCGGGCCGCTGCTCCGACTACGCCGTCGAGCAGCTGAAGGCCATCGGCGTGCGCGCGGCCGGTCGTGGGGAGGCCGTGCCGGACGTGGAGACGCTGCTGGACGTCGTTGTCGCCCCGCTGATGTATCGGATCCTGTTCCGCCCCTCGGACCTGTCCGAGGCGTACGCCGGCCGCCTGGTGGCGGCGGCGCTCGGTCGCGTCGCGCCCCCTCCGGGCCCCTAA
- a CDS encoding MBL fold metallo-hydrolase — MSTTPPRQATPFTSTGWSLGDIVVRRVDEIELPRQTGPWLLPDATKEVLDEAPWLRPDFADADVPRLASHSFAVEAGGLRIVVDTGIGNDKSRANPAWNGLDTDFAERLAAAGFPPESVDLVITTHLHTDHVGWNTRLVGEDWVPTFPNARYLTSRTEWDHWAATDLDEARRQMFRDSVTPVRDAGQYGLVDVPERGHEVAAGVFLVPAPGHTPGQVAVELRGNDRRALITGDSIHHPVQLSHPHVNSCVDIDAAQAVRTRRRLLDALADTDALLLGTHFPQPTAGTVRRENDRYRLLAEHGSEIPTTAA, encoded by the coding sequence ATGAGCACCACCCCGCCCCGTCAGGCCACCCCCTTCACGAGCACGGGATGGAGCCTCGGCGACATCGTCGTACGCCGCGTCGACGAGATCGAACTGCCGCGGCAGACCGGGCCCTGGTTGCTGCCGGACGCCACCAAGGAGGTGCTGGACGAGGCGCCGTGGCTGCGACCCGACTTCGCCGACGCCGACGTCCCGCGGCTGGCGAGCCACAGCTTCGCGGTGGAGGCCGGCGGGCTGCGGATCGTCGTGGACACCGGCATCGGCAACGACAAGAGCCGCGCCAACCCGGCCTGGAACGGTCTCGACACCGACTTCGCGGAGCGGCTGGCGGCGGCAGGCTTCCCGCCCGAGTCCGTGGACCTGGTGATCACCACGCACCTGCACACCGACCACGTCGGCTGGAACACCCGCCTCGTCGGCGAGGACTGGGTCCCCACCTTCCCCAACGCCCGCTACCTCACCAGCCGCACCGAATGGGACCACTGGGCCGCCACCGACCTGGACGAGGCCCGCCGCCAGATGTTCCGCGACTCCGTCACCCCCGTCCGCGACGCCGGACAGTACGGCCTCGTGGACGTGCCGGAGCGGGGGCACGAGGTGGCGGCGGGCGTCTTCCTGGTCCCTGCCCCGGGCCACACCCCGGGGCAGGTCGCCGTGGAGCTGCGCGGCAACGACCGCCGGGCGCTGATCACCGGGGACAGCATCCACCACCCCGTGCAGCTGTCCCACCCCCACGTGAACAGCTGCGTCGACATCGACGCCGCCCAGGCGGTGCGCACCCGCCGCCGACTGCTCGACGCCCTGGCGGACACCGACGCGCTGCTCCTGGGCACCCACTTCCCGCAGCCCACAGCCGGCACCGTCCGCCGGGAGAACGACCGCTACCGGCTGCTCGCCGAGCACGGCAGCGAGATCCCGACCACCGCGGCCTGA
- a CDS encoding amidase, with protein MQPYELSLAAAADAIRARRLSPVELVDSVLDRIEKVEPHLGAYVTVAAEQARRAASEAEHEAAQGRYRGPLHGIPMGLKDLIDVSGMATTASSRVRAGHRATADSTVAARLSAAGAILLGKTHTHEFAFGLTTPQTRNAWDHGRVAGGSSGGSAVAVASGAATFALGTDTGGSIRVPAALNGVVGLKPTYGLVPRHGVTSLSWSLDHVGPLTRTVEDAALVLTALAGHDPRDPASLSVPAADYRPVAGTDLTGLRIGLPRTYYFDTVHPQVETAVRHAIGQLEALGAQLVEVDIPMTRYIQATQWGLMVPEAGAYHEGSLRTVPELYQEDVRILLEASELMSAGDYVRAQRSRTLMRAEWARMLEEVDVIAAPSVPMPAVGADEETVTWPDGTVEGVSDAYVRLSAPANITGVPALTVPVGHDSAGLPIGMQLLGRPLGEPTLLRVGHAYEQTQPARALATAA; from the coding sequence ATGCAGCCGTATGAGCTGTCCCTCGCCGCCGCCGCGGACGCGATACGTGCCCGGCGGCTGTCCCCCGTCGAACTGGTCGACTCCGTCCTCGATCGCATCGAGAAGGTGGAGCCGCACCTCGGCGCCTACGTCACGGTCGCCGCGGAGCAGGCGCGCCGGGCGGCGAGCGAAGCCGAACACGAAGCGGCGCAAGGCCGTTACCGGGGACCGCTGCACGGCATCCCGATGGGGCTCAAGGACCTGATCGATGTCAGCGGGATGGCCACCACGGCCAGCTCACGGGTCCGCGCCGGCCATCGCGCGACCGCGGACAGCACGGTCGCCGCGCGTCTGAGCGCAGCCGGCGCGATCCTGCTCGGCAAGACCCACACCCACGAATTCGCGTTCGGCCTGACCACCCCGCAGACCCGCAACGCCTGGGACCACGGTCGGGTCGCCGGCGGCTCCAGCGGCGGCTCCGCGGTCGCCGTCGCGTCGGGCGCCGCGACCTTCGCCCTGGGCACCGACACCGGCGGGTCGATCCGGGTGCCCGCCGCGCTCAACGGGGTCGTCGGCCTCAAACCGACCTACGGTCTCGTCCCCCGTCACGGCGTCACCTCCCTGTCCTGGTCGCTGGACCACGTCGGTCCGCTCACCCGCACCGTCGAGGACGCGGCCCTGGTCCTGACCGCGCTGGCCGGGCACGATCCGCGCGACCCCGCCTCGCTGTCCGTGCCCGCCGCGGACTACCGGCCCGTTGCCGGCACGGACCTGACGGGGCTGCGCATCGGCCTGCCGCGCACCTACTACTTCGACACCGTCCATCCGCAGGTGGAGACCGCCGTCCGGCACGCCATCGGGCAGCTGGAAGCCCTGGGCGCACAGCTCGTCGAGGTCGACATCCCGATGACCCGCTACATCCAGGCCACCCAGTGGGGCCTGATGGTGCCGGAGGCCGGCGCCTACCACGAGGGCAGCCTGCGCACGGTCCCCGAGTTGTACCAGGAGGACGTCCGCATCCTGCTGGAGGCAAGCGAGTTGATGAGCGCCGGCGACTACGTACGCGCTCAACGCTCCCGCACGCTCATGCGCGCCGAGTGGGCCCGCATGCTGGAGGAGGTCGACGTGATCGCCGCCCCGAGCGTCCCGATGCCGGCGGTCGGGGCCGACGAGGAGACGGTCACCTGGCCCGACGGCACGGTCGAGGGCGTCTCCGACGCCTACGTGCGCCTCTCCGCCCCCGCCAACATCACCGGAGTACCCGCCCTGACCGTTCCGGTCGGCCACGACTCGGCGGGCCTGCCGATCGGCATGCAGCTGCTCGGCCGGCCCCTCGGCGAGCCCACACTCCTGCGGGTCGGCCACGCCTACGAGCAGACGCAGCCCGCCCGGGCACTCGCCACGGCGGCCTGA
- a CDS encoding class I SAM-dependent DNA methyltransferase translates to MDNYYSKGFAAFFDSSYTGWVDRFSPKLAQHLAQAAGGNLTAADICCGTGVTAAHFLEGGWTLYGVDGSKAMLDLARTRHTGRIEEGRFRLIQADARSFDLPTNVAACVSLDGALNHLPSLDDLRQCFTAVASALAPAGEFVFDLYEQSHFLHWNHVTLTDSLEAVVVKRGVWDTGRRSGMLRVSGVFDAGDRAQRVDQTLTSWYYDTADVTDALHAAGLEPLSHGFGGIDLKCDSGSCSRTDVPCRTIYRARKA, encoded by the coding sequence ATGGACAATTACTACTCCAAAGGATTCGCCGCATTCTTCGACAGCAGTTACACCGGCTGGGTGGACCGCTTCTCGCCGAAGCTGGCCCAGCACCTGGCACAAGCGGCCGGCGGCAACCTCACCGCTGCGGACATCTGCTGCGGCACCGGCGTGACCGCCGCGCACTTCCTTGAGGGCGGATGGACCCTGTACGGGGTGGACGGTTCCAAGGCCATGCTCGACCTCGCGCGTACCCGACACACCGGGCGGATCGAGGAGGGCCGGTTCCGCCTGATACAGGCCGATGCGCGCTCGTTCGACCTGCCCACCAACGTCGCCGCGTGCGTCAGCCTGGACGGCGCACTCAACCACCTTCCCTCCCTCGACGATCTGCGGCAGTGCTTCACCGCGGTGGCCTCTGCGCTCGCACCGGCCGGCGAATTCGTCTTCGACCTCTATGAGCAGTCGCACTTCCTGCACTGGAACCACGTCACGCTCACGGACAGCCTGGAGGCGGTCGTGGTCAAGCGTGGGGTATGGGACACCGGCCGCCGCAGCGGAATGCTGCGCGTCTCGGGGGTGTTCGACGCCGGGGACCGGGCCCAGAGGGTCGACCAGACACTGACGAGCTGGTACTACGACACCGCCGATGTGACCGATGCGTTGCACGCGGCGGGGCTGGAGCCGCTCTCCCACGGATTCGGTGGCATCGATCTCAAATGCGACTCGGGTTCCTGCTCGCGGACCGACGTGCCGTGCCGCACGATCTACCGCGCTCGAAAGGCGTGA
- a CDS encoding LLM class flavin-dependent oxidoreductase, with translation MRFGVHSGQQYETYDEILALWRRAEELGYDWCSIFDHLRPPMGGPQGPCFEGTTLLSALVAQTERIRGALMVAPVAWRHPAMLAALAATIDHVGAGRVELGIGVGGADLAYQQYGFDLPERTERQEMLEETAAVLRGLWSGERFSYTGKHFRITEGHLRPAPVQPRLPLVIGGASKPVLRVVARHGDVWNSLLTDTARYRRRVEQLDRACERAGRDRAEIRHSMTFRVLLVDDPADLPGRLDRLRHTFPPDSPVWPEYLVFGTPEQCVEALLPYRELGVTDFVLGIRPPVDWDSITLFAERVIPLLRPASAPA, from the coding sequence ATGAGGTTCGGAGTCCACTCCGGGCAACAGTATGAGACGTACGACGAGATCCTGGCATTGTGGCGCAGGGCCGAGGAACTCGGCTACGACTGGTGCTCGATCTTCGACCACTTGCGACCACCCATGGGTGGGCCCCAAGGCCCGTGCTTCGAGGGGACCACGCTGCTCTCCGCACTGGTCGCGCAGACGGAACGGATCCGCGGTGCACTCATGGTCGCGCCGGTGGCCTGGCGTCATCCGGCGATGCTGGCCGCGCTCGCCGCGACCATCGACCACGTCGGCGCCGGGCGGGTGGAACTCGGCATAGGAGTCGGTGGAGCCGATCTGGCGTACCAGCAGTACGGCTTCGACCTGCCTGAACGCACCGAGCGACAGGAAATGCTGGAGGAGACCGCCGCGGTCCTGCGGGGCCTGTGGTCGGGCGAGAGGTTCTCGTACACCGGCAAGCACTTCCGCATCACCGAGGGCCACCTCCGCCCCGCGCCGGTGCAGCCGCGGTTGCCCCTGGTCATCGGCGGTGCGAGCAAGCCCGTACTGCGAGTGGTCGCACGGCACGGCGATGTGTGGAACAGCCTGCTCACGGACACCGCCCGATATCGTCGACGCGTTGAGCAGTTGGACCGCGCATGCGAGCGGGCCGGCCGGGACCGGGCGGAGATCCGTCATTCGATGACCTTCCGTGTCCTGCTCGTCGACGACCCGGCGGATCTGCCGGGCAGACTCGATCGATTGCGGCACACCTTCCCGCCCGATTCGCCGGTCTGGCCGGAGTATCTGGTCTTCGGTACGCCGGAGCAGTGCGTCGAAGCGCTGCTGCCCTACCGCGAACTGGGCGTCACCGACTTCGTGTTGGGGATCCGTCCACCGGTGGACTGGGACAGCATCACGCTCTTCGCCGAGCGCGTCATCCCGCTTCTGCGCCCCGCCTCCGCCCCGGCCTAA
- a CDS encoding phosphopantetheine-binding protein, whose protein sequence is MSDRAGRTGDALRETVRDLVARQLPDAVGTDLTPDLPLREAGLNSLGTVATLVAIENEFGLSLPDELMTPETFHSIRTLAAALASVVDAGRDVTGAARGEDAVA, encoded by the coding sequence ATGAGTGATAGGGCCGGTCGAACCGGTGACGCTCTGCGCGAGACGGTCCGCGATCTCGTCGCTCGCCAGTTGCCCGACGCAGTCGGCACCGATCTGACGCCCGACCTCCCGTTGCGTGAAGCCGGGTTGAACTCCCTGGGCACCGTCGCGACGCTGGTGGCGATCGAGAACGAGTTCGGTCTCAGCCTCCCCGACGAGCTGATGACCCCTGAGACCTTCCACAGCATCCGGACGCTGGCCGCTGCTCTCGCGTCAGTGGTGGATGCGGGCAGGGACGTGACGGGCGCTGCGAGGGGCGAAGATGCCGTCGCCTGA
- a CDS encoding aldehyde dehydrogenase family protein has translation MSQHPLTLPLTDPRTGRQRSSLAVGRDTDTRTAVAAARGAQPVWAGLTPRERARRLLRFADLIEENSASYVAAEQAGTGKPDAEAQGEVENCADLLRFYAGAHRADTAPAGGRRIRGRESWVRWEPVGVVAAIVPWNYPLMMAAWRIGPALAAGNTVVLKPALTTPDTAMLLARDAATALVPDALVTVPGDRDTGRLLVAEDIDMVAFTGSEAGGRDVAARAARHRISLELGGNCPALVLPDAPEDTCEELVRAVTYNAGQSCAAPARVITLRENYDRTIAGLAEAMSNRRAGADFGPLNNADQAARYDRIVERSAAGREHVADLASQPGQQNGFWRPGRILADLAPDDPAVVEEVFGPVLTVQAVDDVEEASALANSVRQALAASVWGSDTATTLALAHELNAGEVWVNCHLDQSPELPHGGRGSSGHGTDMSVLALTEYQRPKTVTVRLNTR, from the coding sequence ATGTCGCAGCACCCTCTCACTCTGCCCTTGACCGACCCGCGCACCGGCCGGCAGCGATCCTCCCTTGCCGTCGGCCGGGACACCGACACCCGTACGGCGGTGGCGGCCGCCCGCGGAGCCCAGCCCGTCTGGGCCGGCCTTACTCCCCGGGAACGGGCGCGACGCCTGCTGCGGTTCGCGGACCTCATAGAGGAGAACTCCGCCTCGTATGTGGCGGCCGAGCAGGCCGGTACCGGGAAGCCCGACGCCGAGGCACAGGGCGAGGTCGAGAACTGCGCCGATCTGTTGCGGTTCTACGCCGGCGCCCACCGTGCCGACACCGCACCCGCGGGCGGTCGGCGGATACGCGGCCGCGAGAGCTGGGTCCGTTGGGAGCCCGTGGGCGTCGTCGCTGCGATCGTCCCCTGGAACTACCCGCTCATGATGGCCGCCTGGCGCATCGGGCCGGCGCTCGCCGCCGGCAACACCGTCGTGCTCAAGCCCGCTCTGACCACGCCGGACACCGCCATGTTGCTCGCCCGGGACGCGGCCACAGCCCTGGTCCCCGACGCGTTGGTGACGGTACCGGGCGACCGTGACACCGGGCGGCTGCTCGTCGCCGAGGACATCGACATGGTGGCCTTCACCGGCAGCGAGGCAGGGGGCCGGGATGTCGCCGCCCGTGCGGCACGGCACCGGATCAGTCTGGAGCTCGGCGGCAACTGCCCCGCCCTGGTGCTCCCGGACGCGCCCGAAGACACCTGCGAGGAGCTGGTGCGGGCCGTCACGTACAACGCCGGTCAGAGCTGTGCCGCTCCGGCACGGGTGATCACCCTGCGAGAGAACTACGACCGGACCATCGCCGGGTTGGCCGAGGCGATGAGCAACCGGCGCGCCGGAGCCGACTTCGGACCGCTCAACAACGCCGATCAGGCGGCGCGTTACGACCGCATCGTGGAACGCAGCGCGGCGGGCAGGGAACATGTCGCCGACCTCGCGTCGCAGCCGGGACAGCAGAACGGCTTCTGGCGGCCCGGACGGATCCTCGCCGATCTGGCGCCCGATGACCCGGCGGTGGTGGAGGAGGTGTTCGGCCCGGTGCTGACGGTCCAGGCAGTGGACGACGTCGAGGAGGCGTCGGCATTGGCCAACTCCGTACGGCAGGCCCTCGCCGCGAGCGTCTGGGGATCCGACACGGCCACCACGCTCGCCCTGGCCCACGAGTTGAACGCCGGGGAGGTCTGGGTCAACTGCCACCTGGACCAGAGCCCCGAGCTGCCCCACGGCGGCCGCGGCAGCTCAGGACACGGCACGGACATGAGCGTCCTCGCCCTCACGGAGTACCAGCGCCCCAAGACCGTCACCGTGCGCCTCAACACCCGCTGA
- a CDS encoding cupin domain-containing protein, with the protein MTETAHSLPVEETIDVLREELRQLAPAEREAKAVQLLSVLGRAKATQASVLASLEEPGIRRSPLLICDWAADLGLDGTTQQLGITMAPGPTRVSKTADATGRSLLSSGHVGADILHVPAGSGFAPHTHPGDHLLFVLAGTGTIAVAGEIVETRPGQVYMVEGAVTHAVGAVTDHMILAVGAPHRHLDSPERQELTAYTALLGDLGRITCRLCDIAASSGEELAANGCPHSPHRFG; encoded by the coding sequence ATGACTGAGACCGCACACAGCCTGCCCGTCGAAGAAACCATCGACGTCCTGCGTGAGGAGCTGCGCCAGCTCGCCCCGGCCGAACGAGAGGCCAAGGCGGTGCAGCTGCTGTCGGTCCTCGGCCGCGCGAAAGCCACCCAGGCTTCGGTGCTGGCGTCCCTCGAAGAGCCCGGCATCCGCCGCTCGCCCCTGCTGATCTGCGACTGGGCGGCCGATCTCGGGCTGGACGGTACGACCCAGCAGCTCGGCATCACGATGGCCCCCGGCCCCACCCGCGTGTCGAAGACCGCCGATGCCACGGGACGCTCGCTGCTCTCCAGCGGTCATGTCGGTGCCGACATCCTGCACGTGCCCGCCGGCAGCGGCTTCGCCCCGCACACCCACCCCGGGGACCATCTGCTGTTCGTCCTGGCAGGCACCGGCACCATCGCCGTCGCCGGAGAGATCGTGGAGACCCGTCCCGGACAGGTGTACATGGTGGAGGGCGCCGTTACCCATGCGGTGGGCGCGGTGACCGACCACATGATTCTCGCCGTGGGCGCTCCGCACCGTCACCTGGACAGCCCCGAACGGCAGGAACTCACCGCGTATACCGCGCTCCTGGGCGACCTCGGCCGGATCACCTGCCGTCTCTGCGACATCGCGGCCTCCAGCGGTGAGGAGCTCGCGGCGAACGGCTGTCCGCACTCCCCGCACCGCTTCGGGTGA